One window from the genome of Bubalus kerabau isolate K-KA32 ecotype Philippines breed swamp buffalo chromosome 17, PCC_UOA_SB_1v2, whole genome shotgun sequence encodes:
- the JPH3 gene encoding junctophilin-3 isoform X2, translated as MSSGGRFNFDDGGSYCGGWEDGKAHGHGVCTGPKGQGEYTGSWSHGFEVLGVYTWPSGNTYQGTWAQGKRHGIGLESKGKWVYKGEWTHGFKGRYGVRECTGNGAKYEGTWSNGLQDGYGTETYSDGGGWTRG; from the exons ATGTCCAGTGGGGGCAGGTTTAATTTTGACGATGGAGGGTCCTACTGTGGAGGCTGGGAGGACGGCAAGGCGCACGGCCATGGCGTCTGCACCGGCCCCAAGGGCCAAGGCGAATACACCGGCTCGTGGAGCCACGGCTTCGAGGTACTGGGCGTCTACACCTGGCCCAGCGGCAACACGTACCAGGGCACTTGGGCGCAGGGCAAGCGCCACGGCATcggcctggagagcaaggggAAGTGGGTGTACAAGGGCGAGTGGACGCACGGATTTAAGGGGCGCTACGGGGTGCGGGAGTGCACGGGCAACGGGGCCAAGTACGAAGGGACCTGGAGCAACGGGCTGCAGGACGGCTACGGCACGGAGACCTACTCCGATGGAG GTGGTTGGACGCGGGGCTAG